Within Bacteroidota bacterium, the genomic segment AGAGTTTTAATTTTCTTGCTGGAGTTACTATGTCGTTCTGATCTAATCCTTCACTCTTCTCATCGCAAGCGCTCTTACTATCCAGTTAGGAATGTTTTTTCGCGGATCGCGCTTGCGCAGGTTAATGTAGATGCCGAGTTTTTTCAGCACTGGCACTTTGTGTGTTTCCACAAACTCGATGAGCGTTCCATCAGCATCTTCTATGTAACTGAAATGCCCTGCTGCTTCTCCCATGTCAAAACTGTTTGCGCTGTCAACTCTGAAAGCAAATCCTGCTTCTTTGCATTCATCACGCAAGGTGCTCATGCCTGTTACATCAAAGCAGACGTGAATGAAACCGAGGTCGCCCCAGAAACGGTTCTCATAATTTTTTATCGGAACCCTTTCAAGCACCTTGATGAGTTCAATTTTTGTGGAACCAAACAAGCGGGAGAAACCACCGCTTCGGATATTCTTATGCTTTAACAAAACTCTTCTTATTTTATTATTCCCGCCTGATAAAGTTTGCAAATCTTCAAATACGCCCTCCTTGTCATATACCACTTCATCATAGCCAAGAATATCACTATAAAGTTTTTTTGCTTTGTCAATGTCTGTAACTCCGATGGTAATTCCTGCAGCACCTCCCTGCATGTACTTGTCTTTTCCAAACCAGCTATTTTCATTTACATACTGAAAAAGATTTCCGTAAGGATCTTTCACAAAAAAATGAGAATTGCCTGACGGATCTTTTACCACTTCGCTTACAAGGTTCAGTTTTTTTTCTTTGAACTTTTCGAAAGTTCCCACAACATCTGTTGTTTTCATCTTGGAACAAAAAATCCCTAAATCGCCCAATTGAATTTCAGAAGATGCTTTTTGCGGAGTTCTGCTTTTGTATTGCCAAATCTCCACTCCTCCTCCCCCATTCAGATTCATGGCGAGAATGGCGTGGCGCTTCCATATTTTGCCACCCGTGTAGGGAAGCATGAGCGTAACTTCATTGTCCTCTTCAAAAATTTTTATGTCCATCCCGAAATTTTTCCTATACCAGCGAAACGCTTCGTGAACATCGCTGACTCCGATACCAACCTGCTGAATTCCTGTAATGTACTTTTGCATAATTGTTTAGTTTGCAGTTCAACGTTTATAATTCGCAATATGCACTTTATTGTATGCTGCAAACTGTAACCGAAAACTCATTATTATTTTGGACCTACTTGCATTATTCTCCAATAAAAAAAGCGCGGAAAGAAACGCTTTACGATTACCGCCATTAATTCTTGTCCACCCATAAAAACCTCTACGCGCTTATTTCGTACTGCTTTCAGGATTTTCTTTGCGCATGTCTCAGGCACCATTCCGTTTTTCTGTCCTTCGTCCATTTCATTAAAACTTTTTCCTGTTTCAGTAATGGCATTAAAAGAAACTTTCGTATTGATAAATCCCGGGCAAATGAGAGAAACATGGATGTTATTATCAAGTTCTTCCATTCTCAGCGCCTCAAAATATCCATGCAGCGCGTGCTTGGAAGCAGCGTATGATGACCTCCTGTAATATCCGAACTTGCCCATCAAACTGCTTATCACTACAAGATGTCCGCTTTTTTGTTTGCGCATAACAGGAAGCACTGCTTTTGTGATAGCTACTGTGCCGAAATAATTTATTTCCATTATTTTTCTCTCCACGTCAAGGGGAGTGTCCACTATGAATGAGCGCTGGCTTACTCCAGCATTGTTCACCAGAATATCTATTCTCCCGAATTTCTGAATTACTTTCTGAACTTCAGAATCAATGTTTGCGAGTTCGGTAATATCCAAAGGAAGAATTAAAATATTTTCTTCTAAAATAAATTTCGAACATTCTTTTTTTACGCGCTGAAGTTCGGATTCTCTTCTGGCTGACAAAATTAATTTCGTCTTTTCAGATGCAAATTCTTTTGCCAGCGCTTCACCAAGACCTGATGATGCGCCTGTTATCCAAACGACTTTATTTTCAAAGAAGGAACTCATTTCTTTTTGTCAACATTAAAACGGAACAAACTCAGAGAAAGAGAAATGTTCGGGTTGCTGCCGGGGGACAGGTAAGTGAGTATATCATTTGTTGCTAAACGCAGTTCACAAATCTTGAAGAACCTGCCGAGCGTTATGCCAACCGGCAAGGAAAATTTATAAACAGAATTTCCTGCAAAGCCGAAACTGAATTTGAAATTGCTGGCAAGTTCAATTTCAGTTCCCGCAGCGAAAAAAGCATTTTCAAGATTGGCGGGATTATCGCTCATCGGCATTACTAAATCAGCGCCCACTACCATTCTTTTTGATAGCTGCCAGCCAACTCCTAATCTGAATTTGGAAAGCATTTCGGTTTTATAAGCGGGACCCGGTTCAAAATGAATCAACCCGCTGTCGTTAAACATCTGGCTTGCCTGCTGAGCCATGTCCCATGAATTGATTCCATTAAAATTAAATTGCGATGTATCGGGCAGAAGCGTGTCATGGGCAATGAGAACATTTTTATCCCAGGTGATTTTCCCCATATCCACTGCCGAGAGGGTGATTTTTATTTTTCCGATGCCGATGCCCGCACCAATGTCAAATGCCGTTCCGGTTCCAACTGAAGGAAAAATTCCGGAAGAAGTTTCGGGAGTGAAGTTTTTAATGTTTCCGTAATTGACTCCGTACTTGGAAGAAATAGCGGAATGTCCGGTGAGCACATTATTATCTGCCACCATTTCAAAATCTGCAAGTCCCCATAAATATTTAACGCCAATGCCACCGTAAAAAGAAATCTTACTTGAATCTTTTGTGCCTCCAATGCCGAAAAGTTTTGCTCCGTATGCAAGATTCAGTTCGCGGTAATGCATGTAGCCGATTTTAGAACCGTTAAAAATGGTGGAGATGTTTTTCAGGAATGCCATTGTATCCTGAAAAATCGGAGCGTTCATTCCCATGAAAAGAATTTCAGCAGCGTTCTTGTTCAGCTTAATATGCCCGAAACTTCTGTCGCGGAGATTCATAGCGAAACCTCCGACCTTAGGAACGCGGAAAGAAAAAGTGAGCCAATCTATGTTTGACGCAAGATTGAGTCCTTCGGCATTTGAGAAAAGACCTGCGTAAGCGCTTTTATCAGCGGTGGAGAATGTATCGCCCGGATGAAGGATTGCATTTTTCAACTGCCCATAATCCATGGCGCCTGACTGCGCGCTGATTCCGAAAATCATGGTGCTGATGGAAAACCGGTAGTTGTTTTCCCACCCGAGATTGGCGGGATTGATGCCGACACATTCCCAGTCCCTCACGATTCCGTTGGCTACACCGCCTTTGCCGGTGGCAACGGGCAAGCCCATGTCAATCTGAGAAAAAAGGCAAATAGACAATAGACAACAGACAGTAGACAAGAAGATTTTTTTCATTTCATAATTCTTTTATAGGATAGCAAATGTAAGGTAAATTTTGTTTTCTGTTTGTTATACCTTTGCGCTTTACGAATTACGCCCGGATAAATCGGGATGAAACAAATGGAGATGAATTACGAATTTAAGAAAGTCAGTTCATTCATTGTACTTTGCACATTGTACATTGTATTTGGATTATCTTGTGGGCAATCAGAAAAACAAGTTGTGATTCCTGCAAATGTTCTTCCGAAAGAAAAAATGGCTGAAGTGATTACTGACATTCATCTGGCTGAAGCGGAAACAAACTTTCGTCCTCTCCCCGACTCCGCCTCGACAGAAAAATTAAGCTTTCAGAAAGTTTTTGAGGAGAATAAAATTACCAAAGCCCAGTATGATACGAGTATCTCTTTTTACATTGGCCATCCTGAACTGCTGAATGAAGTTTATGAGAAGGTGCTGAATGAGTTGAGTAAGATGCAGGCAGGGAAGAAGTAGGCAGTAGGCAATCAACAGCCAAAATACAATCACATTTTCACAAACTTTTTTATTGCGGATTTAGCCGGTTCAATGTTTTTTCAATATACTTTTCCTTTGGCAGAATGGCATCCTGAATGCGTTTCGCGTAGCGGATGCTGGCGAGTATTTCATTTTGCTTTTCTTCTACTATTTTCTTTTGCTGTTCGATTAGTTGTTTTTGTTTTTGTGTGATGCGCAAGGCGCGGAAGATGAAAACAGCAAACACCAAAACAATAAGCAACCCACTTATTACCGACCAAATAATTAGATTTTTCTTTTTTTCTTTTTCTTCTGCAACAGCATTCTGTTTTTCTAATTCTTTTTTATGTTCTGCGTTTGATACGGCTTCTTTTTTCTCAAACTCGAAGTTCATTTCAGATTGAGCTAATTTTTTTTGAAGTTCATCTTTATTAATGCGATTACGCATTGTTACTAATTTTTTATAGTGAAGCAATGCAAGACCGGGTCTGCCTGTTGTATCATATAGCAGGCTTAGAGATTCATTAGCATTCACAATCCAATCTGTTGAATGGATACTTTCAGCCAGAAAAAGTGATTTTTTCAAATACGCTTCCGCTTCTTTAAACTTTCCAATTTTTATATAAAGCGACCCGATACCCCATTGAGTGCCCGAAATTAAATATTCATCGTGATTCTCCTCCCCCATTTTCAAACCAGCATTGTAATAGTCAATTGCTTTCAGGTATTCGCCTTTGTCTGAGTAGATTTTTCCAAGGCGGGAGAGGTTATAGGAAATTTGTTTCTTATCACCCAACTCTGTTGCTATTGTTAATGCCTTAATGGTATATTCTATAGCTTTTTGAAAGTTAGATAAAAAAGTATAATAAAACCCAATTTCTCCCGTAACAATTGTAACCGATAATTTATCACCTAGTTCTTCATATATTTTCAATGCTTTTAATTCATAGTCAATTGCTTTAGAGTAATCAGCCTGTGAATAGTAGATTGAACCAATGCCATAGAAATCTTTTGCAATTCCTTTTTTATTGCCAATGCCTTCATTAATCTTTAATGCTTTAAGATAAAAGTCCAGCGCTTGCGGATAACACGCTTCATTCCAGTAAACAAATCCGATATTGTTGTAAGCAGTGGAAATTCCTTTCGTGAAAGAGGGGATTAGTTGCAGCGAAAGTTTGATAGCACTGTTGGAATGAGCAATGGAAGAATCGGAAGAGCCAATGTCAAGATATTCGCGAGAGAGGAGATTGAGGTGATTTACTTTATTTGTATCCTCTTTATCTTTTTTGAGGAGAGTGAGGAGGGAGTCCACTTTGCTTTGCGCAAAGGAGTGAGTAAGTGAATAAGTAAATAAGAACATGCAAATCATGAGCCGATGACTGCTTACTGATAGATTACTTTTTGTTTTCATTTTCTTATTTACTTAATCACCTATTCACCTTTCTTCACTTCGACATCTTTGCTTTGAGGCGATTCAAACTTTTCTCAATATACTTCTCCGTAGGCAGAATGGCATCTTGAATGCGTTTTGCGTAGCGGATGCTGGCGAGGATTTCATTTTGCTTTTCTTCCACCACTTTCTTTTGAAGTTCAATGATGTGCTTTTGCTTTTGCGTAATGCGAAGCGCACGAAAGATAAATCCAGCAAACACAACAACTAATAACAATACAGCAATCACCGACCATATAACAATCTTTTGCTTTTTGCTTTCTGCTTCTGCCACTGCCTGTTGCTTATCTGCTTCTGTTTTTGCCGCGGCTTCTTTCTTTTCAAACTCGTAGTTCATTTCCTTGCGGGTGAGTTCTTTGTTTTTTTCTTCACTGAACAAAGTATCTTTCAGCACCATTGCTTTTTTGTAATGCTCTAATGCTTTTGCGGGTTTGCCAATCTTCTCGTAAAGGTTGCTTAGTTGTTCTTCAGTATTTTCTGTATGATGAAGAAAACCTATGGTTGTGTCAATTGCCAATGCGTGCAGCAGATATTTCTCTGCCTCTGTATATTTTTTTTGTGTAATATATAATGTGCCGATGTTGCCAAGCCAAGCAGCGGTATTATTTCTATTTCCTAATTTTTCATCAAGTTTTAACGCCTTGAAAAAATAGTCCAATGCTTTGCTATGTAAAGAATCTGCTGCGACTTGCGAATTGCTGCTTATTGCTTGTTCCTGATAGATAATTCCGATGTTGCCGAGAGTTGATGCAATTAAATTTTTATCTCCAAGTTCGTCTCTTATTTTCAATGTTTTGAAATAATTATCTAGTGCCATGAGATAATTCTTTTGTTCATAATAAATAATTCCGATGTTGCCAAGTTGAATTGCAATTCCTTTTTTATTTTCGAGTTTTTCATACATATTCAATGCCTTTAATAAATAATCCAATGCTTTTGAATAATCCTTTTGCTCATCATAAACAAGTCCAATATTGCCGAGCCGTTTTGCCATTCCACTATTATTCTTTAATGCTTCATCTATCTTCAACGCCTTGAAATAATTTTCCAAGGCATTTGGATAATCTCCTTTCGCCCAATACCCGACACCCGCAATACCATAAGCGT encodes:
- a CDS encoding SDR family oxidoreductase translates to MSSFFENKVVWITGASSGLGEALAKEFASEKTKLILSARRESELQRVKKECSKFILEENILILPLDITELANIDSEVQKVIQKFGRIDILVNNAGVSQRSFIVDTPLDVERKIMEINYFGTVAITKAVLPVMRKQKSGHLVVISSLMGKFGYYRRSSYAASKHALHGYFEALRMEELDNNIHVSLICPGFINTKVSFNAITETGKSFNEMDEGQKNGMVPETCAKKILKAVRNKRVEVFMGGQELMAVIVKRFFPRFFYWRIMQVGPK
- a CDS encoding VOC family protein; amino-acid sequence: MQKYITGIQQVGIGVSDVHEAFRWYRKNFGMDIKIFEEDNEVTLMLPYTGGKIWKRHAILAMNLNGGGGVEIWQYKSRTPQKASSEIQLGDLGIFCSKMKTTDVVGTFEKFKEKKLNLVSEVVKDPSGNSHFFVKDPYGNLFQYVNENSWFGKDKYMQGGAAGITIGVTDIDKAKKLYSDILGYDEVVYDKEGVFEDLQTLSGGNNKIRRVLLKHKNIRSGGFSRLFGSTKIELIKVLERVPIKNYENRFWGDLGFIHVCFDVTGMSTLRDECKEAGFAFRVDSANSFDMGEAAGHFSYIEDADGTLIEFVETHKVPVLKKLGIYINLRKRDPRKNIPNWIVRALAMRRVKD
- a CDS encoding DUF4296 domain-containing protein; translated protein: MNYEFKKVSSFIVLCTLYIVFGLSCGQSEKQVVIPANVLPKEKMAEVITDIHLAEAETNFRPLPDSASTEKLSFQKVFEENKITKAQYDTSISFYIGHPELLNEVYEKVLNELSKMQAGKK
- a CDS encoding tetratricopeptide repeat protein, producing MKTKSNLSVSSHRLMICMFLFTYSLTHSFAQSKVDSLLTLLKKDKEDTNKVNHLNLLSREYLDIGSSDSSIAHSNSAIKLSLQLIPSFTKGISTAYNNIGFVYWNEACYPQALDFYLKALKINEGIGNKKGIAKDFYGIGSIYYSQADYSKAIDYELKALKIYEELGDKLSVTIVTGEIGFYYTFLSNFQKAIEYTIKALTIATELGDKKQISYNLSRLGKIYSDKGEYLKAIDYYNAGLKMGEENHDEYLISGTQWGIGSLYIKIGKFKEAEAYLKKSLFLAESIHSTDWIVNANESLSLLYDTTGRPGLALLHYKKLVTMRNRINKDELQKKLAQSEMNFEFEKKEAVSNAEHKKELEKQNAVAEEKEKKKNLIIWSVISGLLIVLVFAVFIFRALRITQKQKQLIEQQKKIVEEKQNEILASIRYAKRIQDAILPKEKYIEKTLNRLNPQ
- a CDS encoding tetratricopeptide repeat protein, giving the protein MSNRQFWLLFVYCLLSIVYCSAQQNKIDSLLSLLKKDKEDTNKVNHLNKLSSALYSANPDPTILLAQQAAALSQKINFSKGEANAYGIAGVGYWAKGDYPNALENYFKALKIDEALKNNSGMAKRLGNIGLVYDEQKDYSKALDYLLKALNMYEKLENKKGIAIQLGNIGIIYYEQKNYLMALDNYFKTLKIRDELGDKNLIASTLGNIGIIYQEQAISSNSQVAADSLHSKALDYFFKALKLDEKLGNRNNTAAWLGNIGTLYITQKKYTEAEKYLLHALAIDTTIGFLHHTENTEEQLSNLYEKIGKPAKALEHYKKAMVLKDTLFSEEKNKELTRKEMNYEFEKKEAAAKTEADKQQAVAEAESKKQKIVIWSVIAVLLLVVVFAGFIFRALRITQKQKHIIELQKKVVEEKQNEILASIRYAKRIQDAILPTEKYIEKSLNRLKAKMSK